The nucleotide sequence GCGCAACGGGCAGCTCTCCGACGCGGTGGGCATCTCCCTGCAGCGGGTGCTGGTCGGGGTCGGCCTGGGCCTGCTGACCGGGGTGGTGCTGGCCCTGGTCTCCGGCTTCTCCCGCCTGGGCGAGCTGGCGCTGGACCCACCGCTGCAGATGCTGCGCACCGTGCCGTTCCTGGGTCTGGTGCCGCTGTTCATCCTGTGGTTCGGCATCGGGGAGCAGCCCAAGGTGCTGCTGGTGGCCCTGGGCGTCACCTTCCCGCTGTACCTCAACCTGTTCGCCGGCATCCGCGGCGTGGACGGCAAGCTGGTCGAGGCCGCCCGCACGCTGGGGCTGAAGGGCTTCGCCCTGGCCCGCCACGTCGTGCTGCCCGGTGCGCTGCCCCAGGCCCTCGTCGGGCTGCGGCAGTCGCTGGGCATCGCCTGGCTCTCGCTCATCGTGGCCGAGCAGATCAACGCCGACGCGGGCCTGGGCTACATCGTCATGAACGCCCGCGAGTTCTACCGCACCGACATCGTCGTGCTGGGCCTGGTGGTCTACGCCCTGCTCGGCCTGGCCACCGACGGCATCGTCCGCACCCTGGAGGGGAGGGCGCTGTCATGGCGTCAGTCGTTCGTCCCCGCGTGAGCACCCCCGAGCAGACCCAGCTGGTCACGGCCCGCGGCGTGGGCCGCGCGTTCGGCACCGACCCGGTGCTGCGCGACGTCGACCTCGACCTGATCCCCGGTGAGATCGTCGCCCTGGTGGGGCGCAGCGGCTCCGGCAAGTCCACCCTGCTGCGCGCGCTGGCCGGCCTGGACACCGGCCACACCGGCACCATCGAGGTGCCCGCCAGCCGGGCCGTCGCCTTCCAGGAGCCGCGGCTGCTGCCGTGGAAGCGGGTGCGTGACAACGTCGCCCTCGGGCTGGGTCGGGGCGGCCGGGAGCGGGCCGAGGCCGCGCTGGCCGAGGTCGGTCTGGCCCACCGGGTGCACGCCTGGCCGCTGACCCTCTCCGGCGGTGAGGCCCAGCGGGTGTCGCTGGCCCGCGCCCTGGTGCGCAACCCCGAGCTGCTGCTGCTGGACGAGCCCTTCGGCGCGCTGGACGCGCTCACCCGGCTCAGCGCCCACGAGGTGCTCGGGCGGCTGTGGGACCAGCACCGCTTCGCGGTCCTGCTCGTCACCCACGACGTGGAGGAGGCGGTGCTGCTGGCCGACCGCGTCCTCGTCCTTGACGACGGCCGTATCGCCCACGACCTCCCCGTCGACCTGCCCCGTCCGCGCCGGCGCTCCGACCCCGCCCTGGTCGCCCTGCGCACCACCATCCTCAGCCACCTGGGAGTCACCGCATGAGCATCCACCTGCACTGGTATCTGCCCACCTCCGGCGACGGCCGGGAGGTGATCGGTGCCCAGGCCCACCTGGGCACCGCGTCGGCTCCGCGCGCCGCGTCGCTGGACTACCTGGCCCTGGTGGCCCGGGCCGTGGAGCAGCTCGGCTTCGAGGCCGTCCTCACCCCCACCGGCACCCACTGCAACGACGCCTGGCTGACCACGGCGGCGCTGCTGCGGGAGACCCGCACGCTGAAGTTCCTGGTGGCCTTCCGCCCCGGCCTGGTCAGCCCCACCCTGGCCGCCCAGCAGGCCGCCGCGTACCAGGAGATCTCCGACGGGCGCCTGCTGCTGAACATCGTCACCGGCGGCGACGCCCAGGAGCAGCGGCGCTTTGGTGACTGGCTCGACCACGACCGCCGCTACGAGCGCACCGCGGAGTTCCTCACCGTGCTGCGCGGGGCGTGGTCGGGCACCCCGTTCGACCACACCGGCGAGCACTACCAGGTGCAGGGCGCCACCGTGCACAACCCGCCGTCCCCGGTGCCCGAGGTGTTCTTCGGCGGGGCCAGCCCGGCGGGGCGGGAGGTGGCCGCCCAGCACGCCGACACCTACCTCACCTGGACCGAGCCACCGGCCAGGACCGCGGAGCTGCTCGACGACGTGCGCGCCCGCGCAGCGCGACACGGGCGCAGCCTCAGCCACGGCATCCGGGTGCACGTGATCAGCCGCGACACCACCGAGGAGGCCTGGGCCGAGGCCGCCAGGCTGCAGTCACGCATCGACCCCGCGCTGGCGTCGTTGGTGCAGGACAAGCTGGCGACGGTGGAGTCGGAGGGCCAGCGCCGCCAGACCGCGCAGCTCGCCGGCGCCAACGAGCGCCTAGAGGTCTACCCGGGCCTGTGGGCCGGCTACGGGCTGATCCGGCCCGGCGCCGGCACCGCGCTGGTGGGCAGCCACCAGGAGGTGGCCGACCTGCTGGCCGAGTACGCCGCCCTCGGCGTGGACCACTTCATCCTCTCCGGCCAGCCGCACCTGGAGGAGGCGTACTGGTTCGGCGAGGGGGTTGTCCCGCTGCTGCGCCGCCGCGGCCTGCTCGGTGACGGCGGGCCCGACCAGGCGCCGCCGGCATCGCCGGCATCGCCCCAGCCAGCGTCGGGGGCCTCGGTGCGCGAACCTGTGCTCAGCCCGTCCTGATCTGTCTCACCCGCGAACACCCACCGAACGGACCTGACCATGAGCGTCACCGACGAGTACCTGCACAACAACGAGGCATACGCCGCGTCCTTCACCGGGCCCCTGCCGCTGCCCCCGGCCAAGCACGTGGCGGTGCTGGCCTGCATGGACGCCCGGCTCGACGTCCACGCCGCGCTGGGCATCAAGGAGGGCGAGGCCCACGTCATCCGCAACGCCGGCGGGGTGGTCACCGACGACGAGATCCGCTCGCTGGCCATCAGCCAGCGGCTGCTGGGCACCCGGGAGATCGTGCTGATCCACCACACCGACTGCGGGATGCTCACCTTCACCGACGACGACTTCCGCTCCGCCATCGAGCAGGACGTCGGGACCCGGCCCAGCTGGGCGTCCGAGGCCTTCACCGACCTCGAGACTGACGTCCGCCAGCAGGTGCAGAAGATCCTGGACAGTCCGTACGTCCCGGTGAAGGACAGCGTGCGGGGCTTCATCTTCGACGTGGCAACCGGCCGGTTGTCCGAGGTGCGCTGACCGGGCTCAGTCGCCGTCGGCGAGGGACTCCACCCGGGCGGCGGCACGATCCCGGGCCTTCTCGGCGGCGGCGGCGTCCCGCTCGGCACTGCTGGTGCGCTGCTGGGCCTGGGCCAGCTCGGTGCGCGCCTCGTCCGCGGCCCGCTCGGTCTGGCGCAGCTGGGCGTGCAGCTGCGCCACCTGGTCGGCCAGCTCGTCGCGCCGAGCGGTGAGCTCCGCCACCCGGTGGGCCTCCTCCTCGGCGGTGGCTCGCGCCTCCTCGGCGTCGGCCGTGGCCCGCTCCGCCGCGTGGCGGGCCTCGGCCAGCTCCTGCCGCCGGCGCTCCGCGGCCTGGCGCTGCTCCTCGGCCCGCTGCTCCTCGGCCCGCTGCTCGTCAGCCCGCTGCTCCTCGGCACGCCTCTGCTCGTCGGCCCGCTGTTTCTCGCCGGCCCGCTGTTTCTCGCCAGCCCGGCGCCGGGGCACGGGTGTCGGCCGGGGCGCTGCCGTGGCCGGGGACGGGGTCGCGCGGCTGCGGGCTGGCGTGGTCTTCTCCTGGTGCGGCGGCACCAGCCGCAGGTCCGGCCGCCCGGTCACCGTGCCGAAGCCGCTGGTGGCCATCGGCTGCACCAGTCGCCCGGTGAGCAGCGCCTGGCCCGCGTCGGGGTCCACCATGGCGGCACGCAGGGTGTCCTCCACCTGCCCGGCCACGCTGCTGCTCACCCGGAGACCGTGCTCACGGGCCAGGGTGGATGCCTGCCGGGTGAGCGCCGAGAGCAGCTGCATGCGCTGGCGGTTCAGTGCCCGCAGGTCCTCGCCCACCAGGTTCTGCTGCGCCTCCCGCAGCTGCCCGCCCAGCTCGACCAGCCCGGTGACCTCGTCGCGGCGCAGGCGCACCACCAGGTTGCAGACCCAGGCGGCCGAGGTCGGCTTGGCCAGCTCGCCAATCGCCTTGGCCAGGGGCCGGTCCCCGGCCGCGCGGGCCTCGGCCTGGCGCTCCTTGCGGGTCTCGACGAAGTCCTCGGGCAGCACCGAGTACAGCTCGTCGGCCACCTGCTCGAGATCCACGCCCGGCCTCTTCTCCCCCGCGCCGCCTCGTCTCCCGCGGCCTCGTCCCGGCCATCCAACCGTGCCGGGTCGCGCTCCGCGCGCAGCGGGTGGGCCCTGCTGCTCAGCGCGGCCAGCCGCCCTCGGCGTGGTCGCGGGCCGCCTGCAGGTCGCGGTGCAGCCGCTGGGCGTCGCGGTCACCGCCCACCGGGCCCACCAGCGGAGCGGCAGGGGTGAACCAGCGGGCGACGTCGACCCGCCGGAGGCGGGCAACCAGCCCGACGCGTGCGGTGTCGGGCGCGTGCGTGCGGGACAGGGACGGGATGCTCAGTGAAAAGGTCATGGCAGCAATGCTGCGACCACCCAGGAAGTGCCACCAGTGGCAGGAAAGCCGGCATTCGCAAAGATCCTGCCGTTATGCTGGTCAGATGCTGAAGTCGGTCGCAGCCCTGGTCCTGGACGGCCTCGCCGTCTTCGAGTTCGGCGTGGTCTGCGAGGTCTTCGGGATCGACCGCACCGAGGACGGGGTTCCCGCCTTCGACTTCCGGGTGTGCGGCCCGGAAGCCGGAGTCCCGCTGAGCTCGCCCGTCGGCGTGCAGGTGGTGCCCTCCCACGGGCTCGAAGGTCTGGCGGGAGCCGACCTGGTGACCGTTCCCGCCGTGGAGACGCTGGAGGGCTACCCGCCGGAGGTGCTGGCGGCGCTGCGCGAGGCCCACGACAACGGCGCCGTGTTGCTCAGCGTGTGCTCCGGGGCCTTCGTCCTCGGTGCTGCCGGACTGCTGGACGGCCGGCGCTGCACCAGCCACTGGCGCCACGTCCGTGAGCTGCAGGACCGCTTTCCCCTGGCCCAGGTGGACCCCGACGTGCTCTTCGTGGACGAGGGCAGCCTGATCACCAGCGCAGGGACGGCAGCCGGGATCGACGCCTGCCTGCACCTGGTGCGCCGGGAGCTGGGCTCCAGCGTCACCAACGCCATCGCCCGGCGGATGGTCGTGCCCCCGCAGCGCGAGGGCGGACAGCGCCAATTCTTCGAGCGGCCGGTCCCGGACTGCACCAGCGACGGCCTCGGCGAGATCCTCGGGTGGATGCTGGAGCACCTCGACCAGCCGCACACCGTGGCCGCCCTGGCCGCACGGGCCCACACCTCCGCCCGCACCTTCGCCCGCCGCTTCGCCGCCGAGACCGGCACCACCCCGCTGCAGTGGCTCAACACCCAGCGGGTGCTGCAGGCGCAGCAGCTGCTGGAGGACACCGACCTGGACATGGACGCCGTCGCGCAACGGTGCGGCTTCGGCACCGCCACGCTGCTGCGCCACCACTTCACCCGCGCCGTCGGCGTCTCCCCCAGCGGGTACCGCAAGACGTTCAGCACGATCGCTCGCTGAGAGCGCCACGACGCGCGGACCGGGTCCAGCCACCGACGTAAAGTGGTGACCTGCCCTGCCCGGGCCGACAGAGGAGACCCTTCATGGCCATCACCAACGGTTCCTCCGCCACCGCCGCCCGCGTCGACACCCGAGACCCGCGCGCGGAGCTGACGGAGTCCGTGCACGCCCTTGGTCGCATCGTGCTGGACGAGACCCCGCTGGCGGACGTCGTCGCGCAGGTCGCCACCCTGGCCAAGGAGTGCATCCCCGGCGCCCACGAGGTCTCGGTGACGGTGCTCAAGGGCACGCGGGCGGCCACCTTCGCCTCCACCGGCGAGGTCGCCCTCCGCCTCGACGAGCGGCAGTACAGCACCGGCCACGGACCGTGCCTGGTCGCCGCCACCAGCGGACGCACCGT is from Rhodococcus sp. X156 and encodes:
- a CDS encoding helix-turn-helix domain-containing protein — its product is MLKSVAALVLDGLAVFEFGVVCEVFGIDRTEDGVPAFDFRVCGPEAGVPLSSPVGVQVVPSHGLEGLAGADLVTVPAVETLEGYPPEVLAALREAHDNGAVLLSVCSGAFVLGAAGLLDGRRCTSHWRHVRELQDRFPLAQVDPDVLFVDEGSLITSAGTAAGIDACLHLVRRELGSSVTNAIARRMVVPPQREGGQRQFFERPVPDCTSDGLGEILGWMLEHLDQPHTVAALAARAHTSARTFARRFAAETGTTPLQWLNTQRVLQAQQLLEDTDLDMDAVAQRCGFGTATLLRHHFTRAVGVSPSGYRKTFSTIAR
- a CDS encoding carbonic anhydrase, encoding MSVTDEYLHNNEAYAASFTGPLPLPPAKHVAVLACMDARLDVHAALGIKEGEAHVIRNAGGVVTDDEIRSLAISQRLLGTREIVLIHHTDCGMLTFTDDDFRSAIEQDVGTRPSWASEAFTDLETDVRQQVQKILDSPYVPVKDSVRGFIFDVATGRLSEVR
- a CDS encoding ABC transporter ATP-binding protein codes for the protein MSTPEQTQLVTARGVGRAFGTDPVLRDVDLDLIPGEIVALVGRSGSGKSTLLRALAGLDTGHTGTIEVPASRAVAFQEPRLLPWKRVRDNVALGLGRGGRERAEAALAEVGLAHRVHAWPLTLSGGEAQRVSLARALVRNPELLLLDEPFGALDALTRLSAHEVLGRLWDQHRFAVLLVTHDVEEAVLLADRVLVLDDGRIAHDLPVDLPRPRRRSDPALVALRTTILSHLGVTA
- a CDS encoding LLM class flavin-dependent oxidoreductase, yielding MSIHLHWYLPTSGDGREVIGAQAHLGTASAPRAASLDYLALVARAVEQLGFEAVLTPTGTHCNDAWLTTAALLRETRTLKFLVAFRPGLVSPTLAAQQAAAYQEISDGRLLLNIVTGGDAQEQRRFGDWLDHDRRYERTAEFLTVLRGAWSGTPFDHTGEHYQVQGATVHNPPSPVPEVFFGGASPAGREVAAQHADTYLTWTEPPARTAELLDDVRARAARHGRSLSHGIRVHVISRDTTEEAWAEAARLQSRIDPALASLVQDKLATVESEGQRRQTAQLAGANERLEVYPGLWAGYGLIRPGAGTALVGSHQEVADLLAEYAALGVDHFILSGQPHLEEAYWFGEGVVPLLRRRGLLGDGGPDQAPPASPASPQPASGASVREPVLSPS
- a CDS encoding ABC transporter permease subunit gives rise to the protein MRAGWLLRLVSPLLLLALWQGLSSAGAISERKLSSPLSVVDAAVELWRNGQLSDAVGISLQRVLVGVGLGLLTGVVLALVSGFSRLGELALDPPLQMLRTVPFLGLVPLFILWFGIGEQPKVLLVALGVTFPLYLNLFAGIRGVDGKLVEAARTLGLKGFALARHVVLPGALPQALVGLRQSLGIAWLSLIVAEQINADAGLGYIVMNAREFYRTDIVVLGLVVYALLGLATDGIVRTLEGRALSWRQSFVPA